Proteins found in one Dehalococcoidia bacterium genomic segment:
- the amrA gene encoding AmmeMemoRadiSam system protein A, which translates to MAGITFGCIAPHPPLLFPDVGSGSEREVKATSDAMEKLSEQLAQNRPETVFVISPHGAYHHDAMGIATARSSSGDMRSWGAGGPDYYFENDLEAVTAIQEEARADNIPLRSIGESGYELDHGVLVPIYFLAKCMSGANLVPLTFCWLPLERHFAFGRALQRAAERLGKRVAIIASGDLSHRLIPSAPAGFHPDGKVFDEKLVEAIASYDVQAILNMDEELIEHAGECGLRSIGIMLGALEGLPVKTSVLSYEGPFGVGYLVAALQVENPGPMHPLVRLAKQTIEGYVRDRTIPRPKELTPEMMERAGVFVSLKVGGMLRGCIGTYEPAKENVAEEIITNAISSATRDHRFSQVTPGELSDLEYSVDVLTAPEPVESEAELDPKRYGVIVKSGGRKGLLLPDLEGVNTVRHQIEICRSKAGIQPNEPVHLYRFEVKRYR; encoded by the coding sequence ATGGCCGGGATTACTTTTGGGTGCATTGCACCACATCCCCCTCTCCTTTTTCCCGATGTCGGTAGTGGGTCAGAGCGGGAAGTCAAGGCGACAAGTGATGCAATGGAGAAGCTCAGTGAGCAGTTGGCTCAAAATCGCCCCGAGACGGTTTTCGTGATCAGCCCCCATGGTGCCTATCATCACGATGCCATGGGGATAGCTACGGCAAGGTCCTCCTCGGGCGACATGCGGAGCTGGGGAGCAGGCGGCCCCGACTACTATTTCGAGAACGACCTCGAGGCGGTGACGGCTATTCAAGAGGAGGCAAGGGCGGACAATATCCCACTTCGGTCCATTGGCGAGAGTGGGTACGAACTGGATCACGGAGTGCTGGTGCCAATATATTTTCTGGCAAAATGTATGTCAGGTGCTAATCTCGTGCCGCTGACATTTTGCTGGCTCCCTCTGGAGAGACATTTCGCCTTTGGGCGTGCGCTACAGCGGGCGGCCGAGAGGCTGGGGAAGCGGGTGGCTATTATCGCCAGTGGCGACCTCTCCCATCGACTGATACCGAGTGCACCCGCTGGCTTTCACCCTGATGGAAAGGTATTCGATGAGAAGCTGGTCGAAGCCATTGCCTCCTACGATGTCCAGGCAATCCTGAATATGGATGAGGAGCTTATTGAGCATGCCGGTGAGTGCGGCCTTCGCTCCATCGGCATCATGTTAGGTGCTCTAGAGGGGCTACCGGTGAAAACGAGCGTTCTTTCATATGAGGGGCCGTTTGGCGTGGGCTACCTCGTGGCAGCATTACAGGTGGAGAACCCTGGCCCGATGCACCCGCTGGTAAGATTGGCGAAGCAGACCATCGAGGGCTATGTGCGGGATAGGACCATTCCCCGGCCTAAGGAGCTAACACCGGAGATGATGGAGCGTGCCGGGGTATTTGTTTCCTTGAAGGTCGGTGGCATGCTCCGGGGCTGCATCGGCACTTATGAGCCGGCGAAGGAGAATGTGGCAGAGGAAATAATCACCAATGCCATCAGTTCAGCCACCCGGGACCATCGATTCTCCCAGGTAACCCCAGGCGAGCTATCCGACCTGGAATACAGCGTAGATGTCCTCACCGCACCTGAGCCAGTGGAGAGCGAGGCTGAGCTTGACCCCAAGAGATACGGCGTAATCGTAAAGAGCGGAGGGAGAAAGGGGCTGCTGCTCCCTGACCTCGAGGGGGTTAATACGGTGCGCCATCAGATCGAGATCTGCCGCTCCAAGGCGGGCATCCAGCCCAACGAGCCGGTGCATCTCTACCGGTTTGAGGTGAAGCGGTATAGATAG
- the amrS gene encoding AmmeMemoRadiSam system radical SAM enzyme, producing MEMREALLYEKLPGSRVRCHTCQWRCTISPGKLGVCRMRRNSDGMLYDLNYAEVSSVAVDPIEKKPLFHFFPGSQVFSLGTWGCNFHCRHCQNWQISCADPSFLEGSRNISPQEAISRAKRERCQGIAWTYNEPSIWFEYTLDSAKLAKENDLYTVYVTNGYITPEALDMIGPYLDGYCVDVKGFTDRLYRDLAKVTRWQGILEVTERAKHKWGMHVEVVTNVIPTMNDDDEQLEGIATWVRDNLGELTPWHVTRFYPQNLMLNLSPTPVATLDHAYDIGKRVGLRFVYAGNVPGHENENTFCYSCGNRIVGRMGYHINIVGLDGSRCRFCGADLNMMIRAGGE from the coding sequence ATGGAGATGCGTGAGGCATTGCTTTATGAGAAACTCCCCGGCTCCAGGGTTAGGTGCCATACCTGCCAGTGGCGATGCACCATTAGCCCCGGCAAGCTTGGTGTTTGTCGGATGCGCCGTAACAGCGACGGCATGCTCTATGACTTGAACTATGCCGAGGTCTCTTCGGTAGCAGTAGACCCCATCGAGAAGAAGCCCCTGTTCCACTTCTTCCCAGGAAGCCAGGTCTTCTCATTGGGCACATGGGGATGCAATTTTCATTGCAGGCACTGCCAGAACTGGCAGATCTCCTGTGCCGACCCCTCCTTTTTAGAGGGATCACGCAACATCTCTCCGCAGGAGGCCATTTCCAGGGCAAAAAGAGAACGTTGCCAGGGGATTGCATGGACCTATAATGAGCCCAGTATATGGTTTGAGTATACCCTGGATTCGGCGAAGCTGGCCAAGGAGAATGACCTTTATACTGTCTATGTGACCAATGGATATATCACCCCAGAGGCTCTAGACATGATCGGCCCCTATCTTGATGGATACTGTGTCGATGTAAAAGGATTCACCGACCGCCTCTACCGGGATCTGGCAAAGGTCACTCGCTGGCAGGGAATTCTTGAGGTAACCGAGCGCGCTAAGCACAAGTGGGGGATGCATGTCGAGGTTGTGACCAATGTGATACCCACCATGAACGATGACGATGAGCAGCTCGAGGGCATCGCTACCTGGGTCCGCGATAATCTGGGGGAACTGACCCCCTGGCACGTCACCCGCTTCTACCCTCAGAACCTAATGCTTAACCTGTCCCCTACACCAGTAGCTACACTGGATCATGCCTATGATATCGGTAAAAGGGTTGGGCTTCGATTTGTTTATGCGGGTAATGTGCCCGGTCATGAGAATGAGAACACTTTCTGCTACTCCTGCGGCAACCGGATAGTCGGCAGGATGGGCTATCATATAAATATAGTTGGTCTGGATGGTTCCAGGTGCCGCTTTTGCGGCGCCGATCTCAATATGATGATCCGAGCAGGAGGTGAGTGA
- the coaE gene encoding dephospho-CoA kinase (Dephospho-CoA kinase (CoaE) performs the final step in coenzyme A biosynthesis.) — protein sequence MVVIGLTGGILSGKSTISRMLAEKGAVIMDADKIGHEAYKPRTKTWQELRDAFGDGILKKNGEIDRKRLGEIVFADPDTLIRLNRIVHPRMREMMREEIDCLKVEGVDVVVLEAAVLIEASWTDLVDEVWVAVAPEQVVVKRLEERGGLSEEQARARIRSQISTEERAKHADIIIDTDCELSEVRARIEELWETLKNREGYH from the coding sequence ATGGTTGTTATTGGTCTTACCGGCGGAATCCTCAGCGGAAAGAGCACCATATCGAGGATGCTCGCCGAAAAAGGGGCTGTAATCATGGATGCCGATAAGATTGGGCATGAGGCCTATAAGCCCCGTACCAAGACCTGGCAAGAGCTGCGAGATGCCTTTGGCGATGGCATCCTTAAGAAAAACGGTGAGATAGACCGCAAGAGGCTAGGTGAAATCGTATTCGCTGATCCCGATACACTTATCCGGCTCAATAGGATTGTGCATCCGCGGATGCGTGAGATGATGCGGGAAGAGATCGATTGCCTGAAGGTGGAGGGAGTCGATGTGGTGGTACTGGAGGCCGCGGTGCTTATCGAGGCAAGCTGGACCGACCTGGTCGATGAGGTTTGGGTCGCTGTTGCCCCCGAGCAGGTGGTGGTCAAGCGCCTAGAGGAACGTGGCGGGCTTAGCGAGGAGCAGGCACGGGCACGTATCCGCTCCCAGATTTCCACCGAGGAAAGGGCGAAGCACGCCGATATAATAATAGACACCGATTGCGAACTCTCTGAGGTCAGAGCTAGAATCGAGGAACTCTGGGAGACGCTTAAAAATAGGGAGGGTTATCATTGA
- a CDS encoding CoA-binding protein encodes MNTIELMRRFMEPRSVALVGLTRSTGIMGWNVLEHLLSYGFKGNLYPVNPAADEILGLKCYHSVKEIPGDIDLAVILTPRSTVPRLVKECTERGIKAITVVGQGFADSDEEGKELQAELLRIAREGGARILGPNTFGTANAFINFSSAYVQMDMKKVPTGIICQTGMFFGGLPNFPILGKGIDIGNACDIDFSDGLEYFEDDPEVKVILLYIEGMRDGKRFLDVASRVAKKKPIIALKSGQSEEAAQAAQSHSGSLAGRDEVYDAAFRRCGVIRVTTPEEFDDLSRAFLHLPLMKGRGIGIITNTGGGGIMATDACMRHNLDMAKLSPESSRKLDAIAPPWQDFENPADIWPPSMISGHPLPEVIRTTVETFLADDNIHGVIMIMPGFPLQYAPTLFDPVVLDIKFEKPAVIWLYGTDVEGFTSWIERTGKILYYPTMDRALNVLSRLNQYYEYLNRDDGR; translated from the coding sequence TTGAATACCATTGAGCTGATGAGGCGCTTCATGGAACCCAGGTCGGTGGCACTTGTGGGGCTCACCAGATCTACCGGTATAATGGGCTGGAATGTCCTCGAGCATTTGCTTAGCTATGGCTTTAAGGGTAATCTTTATCCGGTAAACCCCGCTGCCGATGAGATTTTAGGATTGAAATGCTACCATAGTGTTAAAGAAATACCCGGCGATATCGACCTTGCCGTGATATTAACCCCGCGTTCCACGGTTCCGCGACTGGTTAAAGAGTGTACCGAGAGGGGGATCAAGGCGATTACGGTAGTGGGCCAGGGGTTTGCCGATAGCGATGAGGAGGGCAAGGAGCTGCAGGCGGAGCTTCTGCGCATCGCCAGGGAGGGCGGAGCCAGAATACTGGGGCCGAACACCTTCGGGACAGCGAACGCGTTTATTAACTTCAGCTCAGCTTATGTTCAGATGGATATGAAGAAGGTCCCTACTGGTATTATCTGCCAGACGGGGATGTTTTTTGGCGGCCTGCCCAATTTTCCCATATTGGGTAAAGGCATCGATATAGGAAATGCATGTGATATCGATTTTTCCGATGGGCTTGAATATTTCGAGGATGACCCCGAGGTCAAGGTGATCCTCCTCTATATTGAAGGTATGAGGGACGGCAAAAGGTTTTTGGATGTGGCCAGCCGGGTAGCGAAGAAAAAGCCAATTATCGCTCTCAAGTCGGGTCAGTCTGAGGAAGCTGCACAAGCTGCCCAATCTCACTCGGGCAGCCTTGCCGGCCGAGATGAGGTCTATGATGCCGCTTTCAGGCGATGTGGGGTGATTCGGGTGACCACTCCTGAGGAATTCGATGATCTCTCCAGAGCCTTTCTGCACTTGCCGTTGATGAAGGGGAGAGGCATTGGCATAATCACCAATACCGGCGGCGGCGGCATTATGGCAACCGATGCCTGCATGCGTCATAACCTCGATATGGCTAAGCTCTCACCGGAGAGCTCTAGGAAATTGGATGCCATCGCCCCACCATGGCAGGATTTCGAAAACCCTGCCGATATCTGGCCTCCGTCAATGATTTCCGGACACCCCTTACCTGAGGTGATCCGCACTACAGTGGAGACATTTTTAGCCGATGATAACATACATGGCGTGATTATGATCATGCCTGGATTCCCCTTACAATATGCGCCCACCCTCTTTGACCCGGTCGTGCTCGACATCAAATTTGAAAAGCCCGCTGTTATATGGCTCTATGGAACTGATGTGGAGGGCTTCACAAGCTGGATAGAAAGAACAGGGAAAATCCTGTATTACCCGACCATGGATCGGGCGTTAAACGTCCTCTCCAGGCTCAACCAATATTACGAATATCTAAATCGTGACGATGGCAGATAA
- a CDS encoding CoA pyrophosphatase — translation MLAKKIREILAQREKKDIVLCDAPLSPAAVLLPLYQKQGEYHILLTRRTQKVGYHKGQISFPGGASHEHDRGLRDTALRETFEEIGVRPEDVEILGELDNMGTLTSNFLVTPFVGIIPYPYELTVNQDEIEELVEVPLSALADEKNHKEEVYIIEGIKFKAMMFDYQGHVIWGATARILEQFLDLLFPIIQNVQNR, via the coding sequence ATGCTCGCTAAAAAGATCAGAGAAATCCTCGCCCAGCGGGAGAAGAAGGATATTGTTCTCTGCGATGCTCCCCTGTCTCCCGCTGCAGTGCTTCTCCCCCTTTATCAGAAGCAGGGAGAATACCATATACTGCTTACCAGGCGAACTCAGAAAGTAGGGTATCATAAGGGGCAGATCTCCTTCCCCGGAGGGGCAAGCCACGAGCATGATCGAGGCCTCAGGGATACCGCCCTCCGCGAGACCTTTGAGGAGATCGGGGTGCGCCCCGAGGATGTTGAAATACTGGGGGAGCTGGACAATATGGGTACGCTTACCAGCAACTTCCTGGTCACCCCCTTCGTCGGTATTATTCCCTACCCCTACGAGCTCACAGTCAACCAGGATGAGATAGAGGAGCTGGTAGAGGTGCCACTATCGGCACTGGCAGATGAAAAGAACCACAAGGAGGAAGTCTATATTATCGAGGGAATTAAATTCAAGGCCATGATGTTTGATTATCAAGGCCATGTAATCTGGGGTGCTACGGCACGGATCCTAGAACAGTTCCTCGACCTGCTTTTTCCGATTATTCAGAATGTACAAAATAGGTAA
- a CDS encoding Hsp20/alpha crystallin family protein produces MNLVRWEPFRDLMTMRQAMDRVFEESFVRPSRALALFGERGQPPIDMYQTPNEVVVKASLPGVKPEDVDINIADDTLTIKGKTNGSEEVKGEDYLYREHHHGSFVRSISIPHALQTDKAEATADDGILTITIPRAQEAKPKTIEVKAKKAIEGEKKEKK; encoded by the coding sequence ATGAACCTTGTACGCTGGGAGCCCTTCAGGGACCTTATGACTATGCGCCAGGCAATGGATCGGGTCTTTGAGGAAAGCTTCGTGAGACCTTCTCGTGCTTTAGCGCTCTTTGGCGAGAGAGGACAGCCGCCTATTGATATGTATCAGACACCCAACGAAGTGGTGGTAAAAGCATCCCTTCCCGGGGTGAAGCCCGAGGATGTCGATATCAATATAGCCGATGACACTCTCACCATAAAGGGCAAGACCAATGGGTCGGAGGAGGTGAAGGGCGAGGACTACCTATACCGGGAGCATCACCATGGTAGCTTCGTTCGCTCCATAAGCATTCCTCATGCCCTCCAGACCGATAAGGCAGAGGCCACCGCTGATGATGGCATCCTCACCATTACCATTCCCAGAGCCCAGGAGGCGAAGCCAAAGACTATCGAGGTCAAGGCTAAGAAGGCTATCGAAGGGGAGAAAAAGGAGAAGAAATAA
- a CDS encoding DnaJ C-terminal domain-containing protein, producing MAGKDYYKILGLNRSATDKDIKQAYRKLARKHHPDVNPGDNSAEARFKEINSAYDVLSAPEKRKKYDKYGDQWQYADQFEAQQGTPFGGSGGFSGFKAGPGATYEFVDPSDMGDLGDLFGFARGFGTKTKTRRPRRGQDIEYATEVTLEEAYSGSTRVVTDMTGHRLEVKIPPGVNNGSRIKVAGKGEPGIGGGPSGDLYLVVSVKPHQTFQRRDGNLYVEVSVPLIDAVLGGEVEVSSLKGKLSLKIPPETQNGKVFRLAGQGMPKIGANKKGDLLAKVNVMLPQKLTDKEKELFSQFRQLRKKE from the coding sequence ATGGCAGGTAAGGACTACTATAAGATTCTCGGGTTAAACCGTAGTGCCACCGATAAGGATATAAAGCAGGCCTATCGGAAGCTGGCGCGTAAGCATCATCCCGACGTCAACCCCGGCGATAACTCGGCCGAGGCAAGATTCAAGGAGATTAACTCCGCCTATGATGTCCTCTCCGCCCCCGAAAAGAGGAAGAAATATGATAAGTACGGCGACCAATGGCAGTATGCCGACCAGTTCGAGGCTCAGCAGGGAACACCCTTCGGGGGATCCGGTGGTTTTTCTGGCTTCAAAGCCGGCCCAGGTGCTACATACGAATTTGTTGACCCCTCCGATATGGGTGACCTGGGCGATCTCTTCGGGTTTGCCAGGGGATTTGGCACCAAGACCAAAACCCGCAGGCCGAGGCGCGGCCAGGATATTGAATATGCCACCGAGGTAACCCTTGAGGAGGCCTATAGTGGCAGCACAAGGGTGGTTACCGACATGACCGGCCACCGCCTCGAGGTTAAGATACCCCCCGGGGTAAATAACGGCTCTCGGATAAAGGTGGCTGGTAAGGGTGAGCCCGGCATAGGCGGCGGCCCCAGCGGAGACCTTTACCTAGTGGTCTCGGTGAAGCCTCACCAGACCTTTCAGCGCAGGGATGGCAACCTCTACGTTGAGGTTTCGGTTCCGCTTATCGACGCTGTTCTCGGCGGTGAGGTGGAAGTGTCCTCGCTGAAGGGTAAGCTCTCCCTTAAAATCCCACCGGAGACTCAGAATGGAAAGGTATTTCGACTTGCGGGACAGGGTATGCCCAAGATAGGCGCTAACAAAAAGGGTGACCTCTTAGCCAAAGTGAATGTGATGCTGCCCCAAAAGCTAACCGACAAGGAAAAAGAGCTATTCAGTCAATTCAGGCAGTTGCGCAAGAAAGAATAG
- a CDS encoding MerR family transcriptional regulator produces the protein MNFDESEPCYVISVVARMLGVHAQTLRYYEKAGIIEPSRSRGRVRLYSNRDIDKLRHIRTLMDDLGVNIAGVEVILRLTGRIEAMEKEMEEIEREIRQLMEAGLWPRRMLPGTKQRSQPGRQRQS, from the coding sequence ATGAACTTCGATGAATCGGAACCCTGCTATGTGATCAGTGTCGTAGCCAGGATGCTCGGCGTTCATGCACAGACCCTACGCTACTATGAGAAGGCGGGGATTATCGAGCCATCGCGCTCCCGGGGAAGGGTGCGTCTATACTCCAATCGAGATATCGATAAGCTGCGCCATATCAGGACGCTAATGGACGATCTGGGAGTCAATATAGCCGGTGTAGAGGTCATCCTTCGTCTTACCGGGCGTATCGAGGCTATGGAGAAGGAGATGGAGGAGATAGAACGTGAGATCAGGCAGCTCATGGAGGCCGGGTTGTGGCCCAGGCGTATGCTGCCAGGGACGAAGCAGCGATCACAACCGGGAAGGCAGCGACAGAGTTGA
- a CDS encoding AAA family ATPase, whose amino-acid sequence MQQERFTEKAQEALALSQQLARSYHHSQWDVEHILLALLQQEKGLTGELLGKLGVKTDDMRRRVEEVLQQTPKISHEASMIYTTPRAANLLQNAGAEADRMKDEFIGIEHILISMASERDGEAASILSDFGVDQEKLYSALQTIRGGHRATDPHAESKYGALEKYSRDLTMLAREGKLDPVIGRDDEIKRVMQILTRRTKNNPVIIGEAGVGKTAIAEGLALKIAVDDVPDSLKGKRVIALDMGALVAGSKFRGEFEERLKAVMDEIRQARGEIVLFIDEMHTVVGAGAAEGAIDASNMLKPALARGELRCIGATTLDEYRQHIEKDAALARRLQPVFVEEPSVEDTIEILRGLRPRYEAHHKIQITDTALEAAARLSNRYISDRYLPDKAVDLIDEAASKLRIDTESAPADVKELGKRVQKLVREEEAVSQRGDYQQAAQLKTERLRLDEEYNQAKTKWLQEKRIDSAVDEEGIAELVSKWTGIPVSRMLEGEADKLLQMEERIHDRIVGQDDAVRVVSEAIRRARAGLKDPRRPIGSFIFLGPTGVGKTELARALAEFLFDDEESMVRLDMSEYMEKHTVSRLIGAPPGYIGYEEGGQLTEAVRRRPFKVILLDEVEKAHPNVLNILLQILEDGRLTDGHGRTVDFKNTVVIMTSNLGTEEFQRQAIGFSRQTKSERERQTNAIETALKQTFRPEFLNRLDEVVIFQALTKEQIKQIVDLLMKDIQKRLAELNITFELTEKAKDQLAKEGFDPAFGARPLRRTLQRKVENPLSTKILQGEFKQGDHVLVDAGAEGLTFTTDLAKVES is encoded by the coding sequence ATGCAACAGGAACGATTTACCGAAAAGGCTCAGGAAGCACTGGCTCTATCCCAGCAGCTGGCTCGTAGCTACCACCATAGCCAGTGGGATGTGGAGCACATACTGTTGGCCTTGCTCCAGCAGGAGAAGGGCTTAACCGGTGAGCTACTGGGAAAGCTTGGGGTGAAAACCGATGATATGCGTCGCCGCGTTGAGGAAGTGTTGCAGCAAACGCCGAAAATTTCCCATGAAGCCTCTATGATTTACACCACTCCCCGCGCGGCAAACCTCCTGCAGAACGCCGGTGCAGAGGCCGACAGGATGAAGGATGAGTTCATAGGTATCGAGCATATACTCATCTCTATGGCTTCCGAGCGCGATGGCGAGGCTGCCAGCATCCTTAGTGATTTCGGCGTTGACCAGGAGAAGCTGTACTCCGCCCTGCAGACCATCCGCGGCGGGCATCGGGCTACCGACCCCCATGCGGAGAGCAAGTACGGCGCTCTGGAGAAGTATAGCCGTGATCTCACCATGCTTGCCCGCGAGGGCAAGCTGGATCCGGTTATCGGGCGTGATGACGAGATAAAGCGGGTTATGCAGATCCTCACCCGGCGTACCAAGAATAACCCGGTGATTATCGGGGAGGCCGGTGTGGGCAAGACCGCCATTGCGGAGGGTCTTGCTCTAAAGATCGCGGTCGATGATGTCCCCGATTCCCTCAAGGGGAAGCGGGTTATCGCCCTCGATATGGGAGCACTGGTAGCCGGCTCTAAGTTCCGCGGTGAATTCGAGGAGCGGCTCAAGGCGGTTATGGATGAGATCCGCCAGGCTCGAGGTGAGATCGTTCTCTTTATTGATGAAATGCACACCGTGGTTGGCGCCGGAGCTGCCGAGGGCGCCATCGATGCCAGCAATATGCTGAAACCGGCACTAGCCCGAGGCGAGCTCCGGTGTATCGGAGCGACCACGCTTGATGAGTACCGCCAGCACATTGAGAAGGACGCAGCACTGGCACGGAGGCTGCAACCCGTCTTTGTCGAAGAACCTAGTGTAGAGGATACAATCGAGATACTTCGCGGTCTGCGACCCCGCTATGAGGCTCACCACAAGATACAGATAACCGATACCGCTCTTGAGGCTGCCGCCCGTCTAAGCAACCGGTACATATCTGACCGCTACCTACCAGATAAGGCTGTGGACCTCATCGATGAGGCCGCTTCCAAGCTCAGGATCGATACCGAGAGCGCCCCCGCTGATGTGAAGGAACTGGGAAAAAGGGTACAGAAGCTGGTTCGCGAGGAAGAAGCGGTATCACAACGAGGGGACTACCAGCAGGCCGCCCAGCTCAAGACGGAGCGGCTCCGCCTCGATGAGGAGTATAACCAGGCGAAGACTAAGTGGCTCCAGGAGAAGCGGATCGACAGCGCGGTAGACGAGGAGGGCATCGCCGAACTCGTCTCCAAGTGGACCGGCATTCCGGTTTCCCGAATGCTTGAAGGTGAGGCGGATAAGCTTCTTCAGATGGAGGAGCGTATCCATGATAGAATCGTAGGACAGGATGATGCAGTTAGAGTAGTCTCGGAGGCTATCAGGCGGGCTAGAGCAGGTCTTAAAGACCCTAGGAGACCGATTGGTAGCTTCATATTCCTTGGACCAACCGGCGTCGGCAAGACAGAGCTGGCGCGTGCCCTTGCCGAGTTCCTCTTTGATGACGAGGAGTCCATGGTTCGACTGGATATGTCCGAGTACATGGAGAAGCATACCGTATCTCGCCTCATCGGTGCACCACCTGGCTATATTGGCTACGAGGAGGGTGGCCAACTCACCGAGGCAGTGCGCCGACGGCCATTCAAGGTAATCCTCCTCGACGAAGTGGAAAAGGCGCACCCCAACGTACTCAATATCCTCCTCCAGATATTGGAGGATGGAAGGCTCACCGATGGCCACGGCCGCACCGTCGATTTCAAGAACACGGTGGTTATTATGACTTCCAACCTCGGCACCGAGGAGTTCCAGCGCCAGGCTATAGGCTTCTCACGGCAGACCAAGAGCGAGCGAGAGCGGCAGACGAATGCTATCGAGACCGCTCTCAAACAGACCTTTCGCCCCGAGTTCCTCAACCGGCTCGACGAGGTTGTTATCTTCCAGGCACTTACCAAAGAACAGATCAAGCAGATCGTCGACCTGCTAATGAAAGATATTCAAAAACGCCTTGCCGAGCTGAATATCACTTTTGAACTTACCGAGAAGGCCAAGGACCAGCTCGCCAAGGAGGGCTTCGATCCAGCATTTGGCGCCCGCCCGCTACGCCGCACCCTGCAGCGTAAGGTGGAGAACCCGCTGTCCACAAAGATCCTACAGGGTGAGTTTAAACAGGGTGATCATGTCCTGGTCGACGCGGGAGCTGAGGGGTTAACCTTCACCACCGATCTAGCAAAGGTAGAGAGTTAA